Proteins from a single region of Dyadobacter fanqingshengii:
- a CDS encoding response regulator transcription factor, whose protein sequence is MNVALVDELVLLTDALRCVLQHMPEVNTVASYTDGKEFLADKSICPPGILIMDWAINGMSGLELLDLCRNAMPKEMKIIILSTVTDVQTIKHAIRRGANGFLPKSAPLEELKEAIVLVIGGKQYIGKGIRDNLINSVFTDEQVVLHLSPREKEVLQKVCSGRTIKEIAYDLKLSAHTVQYYHRSVMEKLKVKRTTDLIVYAMQHGLYIPEMKSRHTA, encoded by the coding sequence ATGAATGTGGCTTTAGTGGATGAACTCGTACTTTTAACTGACGCTTTGCGATGCGTTTTGCAGCACATGCCGGAAGTAAACACCGTCGCGAGTTACACGGATGGAAAGGAATTTTTGGCCGATAAATCCATTTGTCCGCCCGGCATCCTGATCATGGACTGGGCCATCAATGGAATGAGTGGACTGGAACTGCTGGACCTATGCCGCAATGCCATGCCAAAAGAGATGAAGATCATTATCCTGTCTACTGTGACCGACGTACAAACGATCAAGCATGCAATCAGGAGGGGAGCGAATGGCTTTCTGCCGAAGTCCGCTCCGTTGGAAGAATTGAAAGAAGCCATTGTACTGGTTATCGGCGGGAAACAGTACATAGGAAAGGGAATCAGGGATAATCTGATCAATAGTGTTTTTACAGACGAACAGGTTGTCCTGCATCTATCACCCAGAGAAAAGGAGGTTTTGCAAAAAGTTTGCAGTGGCCGCACCATTAAGGAAATTGCTTACGACCTGAAACTGAGCGCCCATACGGTGCAATATTACCACAGAAGCGTGATGGAAAAGCTTAAAGTGAAACGTACAACGGACCTCATTGTTTACGCCATGCAACATGGACTGTATATTCCTGAAATGAAAAGCCGGCACACGGCTTAA